GCTTGAAGCATTTTGTAAAGAATTAGCCTCACCAATATTTTTTATTCTTATAGCTTGAACTTTGCCGTCCTTTTGTGAAATTTTTGACATAATTTCTTGAAATTTCTCAAAGGCATTATTATCATTAGCATCAAGTTGAATTAATTTTAAAGGTTGGCGACTTTTATCTTCATTTTCTGAATTAGGTTTGTATTCATAAACCTTAATTGAATTAGTAAAGCTGCCAATTTCTGAAGAAAAAGTTGAACTTACATCTGATTTTGTCCAACCGGGAAATTCGCCATTAGAAATGTTCCATGGACTTAAAGAATACCAACTTGGAGTATTAAAAGTACGACTTTGGTTATGTTTTTTTAATCTATTTAAAGTTGGATTTTTGCTTTCATCTTCATATTCTCAAGCATTAATCGTATCAAGTGAAGGAACCAAACCCTGTCTAAGTGATTTTAATTCTTCTAAAGTAAGGGAAGTTTTTTCTGGAAGATTTTTTAAATATTCTAAATATTGTTTTTCACGATTTAAATTATATCTAGGAAGATCAATTCTTCTTTGGTAGGCTTCTTTTCAAAGGTCACGTCCTGCATCAGTTTTAGGAATTTTACCACGAATGTGATCTTTATCAAAATCTTCTTTATAGGAACGCTCAATTTCATTAACTTCAGCTTGCAGGTTTGCAACTCGAGACTCAATAGTTTTAATTTCGTTAGCAAGACCTTTTCTATATCTTTCAAGAGCGTACTGAATTCTTGACTGAGAAACTCCAGGGGTTGGGTTTTGACGAGTTGTTGGAACCGGGGATGAATTTTGAACAATTACTGGTGATCTAGTTTGAGTATTTGGGGTTGAAACCTCTGCAGGTTTCCTAGGAGAGAGAGAGAGAGAGAGCGACGTGGAGTCGAAGGTCTTTGAACTGGAGTTTCTATTTTGGTTATAACTACTGGCTCTTTTATTTTTGTTTGAACTTTAGGAGTTTCTTGTTTAATTACCTCTTTGGGTGTTTCTTCTTTTGGTTTAACTAAATCCACTTTAGGTTGGTTATTTTCTTGAGGTTTAAAATCGGAATTCACCACCGGTGAGACATGAGTTAAATCATTTGGATTATTTTTAATTACAATTGAAGGGGATGAAGAACTATAGTGAATTTCATTACTGGAGCTAATAAAATTATTAGCTAAGGAACTAGCAAAAGAACCGCCAACTAAAACCATAGCGGCTGAGGCTAAAATTATTAATTTTCTTCTTCTTGGAACATAAATTTGCATATTTCCTCCTTATTACTTTTCATATAGGATATAATAATTATACAAATTTTTTATTTTTTAAAATAAAAAAGATACAACAAATTTTGAATTTGTTAGTTTATGTAGTTTTAATCGCCTTTTTATTATTAATTTAATTATTTTTGCCAAAAACAGTCAAATTAATAATTTTCTCTATATTTTTTTGAATTTAAGAAACACCTCTTAGTGAAATTTTAAAATGGAAAATTTTAAAAAAGTGGGGGCTTAGTATAAATCAATATGCCAACTTGCTTTTTTAAAATGTGATTTTTTATAGAAAGTTCAAATATATATTAAAAATTTTAAACTAATAATAATTTTTTTCAAGTAAAAAAATGAATATTTTGTACAAAAGGAATCCTCAAAGGATTTAAATTTTCTGAATTTTGGTAGTTTTTTTACTTGTTGTTTAGCCATTTTAAGTGTTTTTTAAAATATTTTTCTGAGTTTTATAGCGATCTAAATATTTAAAATAGATATGATTTTTTCTTTGATTTTTTAGTAAAACAGTAAAAAAATTGTAATTAACTTTTGCAAAAAAATTAAAAAAACTAACACTTTTGGTGTTAGCCTCCTCCTAAACTCTGACAAAAAAGCCAACACCTTAGTTATAACTTTTTTTGCCCTGGTTTATTTTGGCTGGTTTTTTTAAAAATTTGCTATAAATTTATACACTTTTTGTAAAATTTACGATTTCTATAGTCTTTGAATTTACTTTAAGTTTTTATTACGCGTTATAATATAAAGTAATTTTTGAAGAAAGATTATTTATGAAAAAAATAACTATTTTTGAAGCTTTTGCTGGTCTAGGATCACAATTGCGTGCGCTCAAATTGGTAGGAAAAACTCTAAATTTTGAAGTTGAATCATTAGGAATTATTGAGTGATATATTCACGCTATTATTTCTTATCAAATTATTAATTATAAAGTCTTACCACCAAATACAAAAACGCCAATAGAAGTAATTATTGATCAACTTTCTTCATTAAGACTTTCAATAGATAGCAAAAATTTAGTGTCTAAAAATTATTTTCAAAAAATGAAGGAAGATAAATTGCGTAAAATTTATCCTTATTTTTTAAAAATGCTCAAAAATCCAGCTCTCTCTCTCTCTCTCTCTCTCTCTCTCTCTCTCCAAGAATAATAAAAATAATTATTATTCTTGATATTCAGATATTAATCAAGTTAATCAAATACCTAAAAATATAGATATTTTTACTTATTCTTTCCCTTGCCAAGACTTATCGACACAAGGATTACAAAAAGGCCTTAATCCTTCAACAAGAAGCGGGCTACTTTGGCAAATTAAAAGAATTTTAGAAAATAATTTAGATAATTTACCTAAAGTTTTGTTGATGGAAAATGTAAAAAATTTAGCTAGTCAAAAATTTCGAGCTGAATTTAATAATTGAATTAATTTTTTAAAAACTTTAGGCTACAAAAGTAAATGAAAAATTTTAAACTCTGCTGATTTTGGATCATCTCAAAATAGACAAAGAGTTTTCATGGTTTCTTGGTTGACTAATAAAAAATTTGAATGACCAACCCCAATAAAACATAACAATAATTTAAAGAAGATTTTAGATTTTACTCATCAACCAAATGAAGAAAATCTTGCTAGCAAAATTTTTAAATATCAACTAACAAACCCTAGAATAACAAACTCAAGAATTAAGAAAAGGGAAATTATTAATTTTACTAAATTTAATTCTGAAAACTATATTTATTATCCTGACTTTTTCGGACCAACACTTACAGCATCAGGGGCTAACTCTAGACTTAAATTTTTGATTCAAGAAAACTACATAAGAGAAATAAATTTTTATGAGTCCTTTAAATATATGGGTTTTACAAAACATGATGCTCATAAAATTTATAAAACAAATTTAGTTCAACCAAAATCTATAATATTTTTAGCTGGTAATTCAATATCTATTGAAGTTCTAAAAGCACTATTTGAAAAAATTGTTTTGCTTTTAGAAAAGGAGTAAAAGATGAGTGTAACTTTGAGATGGAATAAATTAAAAATTAAAAGCAAACACTTTTCAAGAAACAAAGATAAACCACAATTTAAAGGGGAAATATTTTTTGTTTATGATATTGAAAGTTTAGTAATTCATCATTTTTATATTGAAATTAGTAGTTGTGTCATGTCTAAATTAGTAACTAAAAGTCATAGAGAAGCCCATGAACAATGCGATATTAATAAAACAAGATGTTGCTATTATAAAAAAAGGGAAGAGTTTTTTAATAGTCTTAAGCAAAAAGTTGTTCAAAAAGATAGAAAATTTAGATCTAAAACTTACAATCAAGATGATTTACAAACCTTAAATGATGATGAAATTGTACAGTTAAATCAACTATTACGAGAACCAAATTTTTTAACCTCAATTAAAAATTTTTATAAATTTATCTATGGTTCCAACCCAAGTGGAGAATTATATAAACCTAAAAATGCTCCTATTATTTTAGATGATGAGGGAAATTTTGATAAAAATACCAGTTATTTTGCACTCTTTTTCAAACATTATTCTGATTTTAATAATAAAAATAATAATAATGAATATGATGGTATTTATAAGAATATTTATAAGGATAATGATTTATTAGATGATAAAAATTATTTTGATAGATTTAAAGATGCTCCTAATAATTCAAAACTTTACAATGTTTATCAATTATTTGTAAAACTCACTAGCAATAAATTAAGTATAGAAAGTGGCAAGAAAGTTTTAGCAGATATTGAAGAGTATTTATCATTAGGTCAAATTAATTCTTTAGTAAAAAAAGAAAGAGAAAAAATGAAAAATATTAAGATAGATTCTATTAATATTCTTGATTTGGATAAACAAATGTATTTAGACAGGGCACATATTTTCCCAGTTGAAAGAATTAAAGATAAAATAGTAAAACTAGTAAATAGGGAAAACCATAATCTTACCACTAGCGATAAAGTAAAATACTTTCTTAAAAAAATCACAGAAGCTCATAATTTAATAGCTTTAGATAAAACTTCACATAGTCAGTTTGATAGAAATAAATTTACATGAGATTCCAATAATGGAAAATTGGTGATTAACTGTTGCAACTCACCACAACCATGCAACCATATATCTAATGAAATTACCGATCTTCCAAAAGAAAAAATTACTCGTGATATTTTAGATAATCTCTATTTAAGAAATTCTATAGTAAAGAATAAATCAGGACAAAAAAAATTAACACTTTTTTAAGATTAGCTCATCAAACTAGGAAACTCGCATAATTTAGGAATTTATGTTATTTGTTATATAAAGAGTCAAGTTCCCACACAACCTAAATTAATTTCTCCAAATCCTTTAAAATGAACATGATATAAAAAATTAACAAAAGTGTACAATCAAAACTA
This sequence is a window from Mesomycoplasma ovipneumoniae. Protein-coding genes within it:
- the dcm_N gene encoding DNA (cytosine-5-)-methyltransferase N-terminal subunit; translation: MKKITIFEAFAGLGSQLRALKLVGKTLNFEVESLGIIEWYIHAIISYQIINYKVLPPNTKTPIEVIIDQLSSLRLSIDSKNLVSKNYFQKMKEDKLRKIYPYFLKMLKNPALSLSLSLSLSLQE
- the dcm gene encoding DNA (cytosine-5-)-methyltransferase produces the protein MFTYSFPCQDLSTQGLQKGLNPSTRSGLLWQIKRILENNLDNLPKVLLMENVKNLASQKFRAEFNNWINFLKTLGYKSKWKILNSADFGSSQNRQRVFMVSWLTNKKFEWPTPIKHNNNLKKILDFTHQPNEENLASKIFKYQLTNPRITNSRIKKREIINFTKFNSENYIYYPDFFGPTLTASGANSRLKFLIQENYIREINFYESFKYMGFTKHDAHKIYKTNLVQPKSIIFLAGNSISIEVLKALFEKIVLLLEKE
- a CDS encoding MAG4270 family putative restriction endonuclease, translating into MSVTLRWNKLKIKSKHFSRNKDKPQFKGEIFFVYDIESLVIHHFYIEISSCVMSKLVTKSHREAHEQCDINKTRCCYYKKREEFFNSLKQKVVQKDRKFRSKTYNQDDLQTLNDDEIVQLNQLLREPNFLTSIKNFYKFIYGSNPSGELYKPKNAPIILDDEGNFDKNTSYFALFFKHYSDFNNKNNNNEYDGIYKNIYKDNDLLDDKNYFDRFKDAPNNSKLYNVYQLFVKLTSNKLSIESGKKVLADIEEYLSLGQINSLVKKEREKMKNIKIDSINILDLDKQMYLDRAHIFPVERIKDKIVKLVNRENHNLTTSDKVKYFLKKITEAHNLIALDKTSHSQFDRNKFTWDSNNGKLVINCCNSPQPCNHISNEITDLPKEKITRDILDNLYLRNSIVKNKSGQKKLTLF